From one Thamnophis elegans isolate rThaEle1 chromosome 9, rThaEle1.pri, whole genome shotgun sequence genomic stretch:
- the WDR17 gene encoding WD repeat-containing protein 17 isoform X2 — protein MAQVKQVGLLAAGCQPWNKDVCAASGDRFAYCATLAIYIYQLDHQYNEFKLWAIMSEHKKTITAISWCPHNQDLFASASAENLVIIWNVTEQKIAAKLHNTKDIPASLSWCWNIRDAVAFASHRGPLYIWTFSGAESGVTVHNEAHSFMSDICLFRWHPKKKGKVVFGHTDGSLSLFQPGCKHQKHVLRPESLEGTDEEDPITALEWDPLSTDYLLVANLHNGIRLVDSESYSCITAFNLPSGAASVQCLAWVPSAPGMFITGDSQVGVLRVWNVSRTTPIDNFKLKKTGFHGLHVLNSPPKKDKFFSRSPTKNHHTSSTSEAVPSPSLTQNQAFSLPPGHAVCCFMDGGVGLYNMGAKKWEFLRDLGHVETIFDCKFKPDNPDLLATASFDGTIKVWDITTLTAICTSPGNEGVIYSLSWAPGDLNCIAGATSRNGGFIWDVSRGKMIARFSEHGKSGIFCIAWSHKDSKRIATCSGDGFCIIRTIDGKILHKYKHPAAVFGCDWSQNNKDMIATGCEDKNVRVYYLATSSDQPLKVFSGHTAKVFHVRWSPLREGILCSGSDDGTVRIWDYTQDACINILSGHTAPVRGLLWNTEIPYLLISGSWDYTIKVWDTRDGTCLDTVYDHGADVYGLTCHPSCPFTMASCSRDSTVRLWSLTPLINPLQLCILADRSWDEIIGNIDRAVEIGAPPLLCGKASRDIKQEIEKLNSNPRGRKLRWFSECLSPRGGSKNLWDLVAVIKGQDDSLLPQNYCKGIMHMKHLVKFRMSKAQELTTVKMSKFGGGIGVPSKEKRLKEAAEIHLRLGQIQRYCELMVELGEWDRALSVAPGVSMKYWKKLMQRRADQLIQEENDEVIPYCIAIGDVKKLVTFFISKGQLKEALLVAQAACEGNIKAFQGSAAEESEHFEGNSIENYNDLLYKVSKELAEWYFQDGCAVLAACCHLAVENIELAMANLIRGNELELAVSVGTVLGECAAQATHYALELLARKCMTIPTWDLAGDLLRMIPDNELQLIKLCAFYPGCTAEINDLHEKCRLPDVEECMQLAEKAQTDGNIFESIKYYLLTAEPEKALPIGIQYVKDLEMNC, from the exons ttggATCATCAATATAATGAATTCAAGTTATGGGCAATTATGTCTGAACACAAGAAGACCATCACAGCTATTTCTTGGTGTCCCCATAACCAGGATCTGTTTGCAAGTGCAAGTGCTGAAAACCTAGTAATAATTTGGAATGTAACTGAACAAAAAATTGCTGCAAAATTACACAATACAAAAg ATATTCCTGCATCTCTTAGTTGGTGCTGGAACATACGTGATGCTGTTGCATTTGCCTCCCATAGAGGTCCATTGTATATTTGGACATTTTCAGGGGCAGAGAGTGGTGTAACGGTACATAACGAAGCTCATAGTTTTATGTCAGATATTTGTCTGTTTAGATGGCAtccaaagaaaaaaggaaaggtagTGTTTGGTCATACTGATGGAAGTCTTTCTCTGTTTCAGCCAG gtTGTAAGCATCAGAAACATGTTCTGAGGCCAGAATCACTTGAAGGGACAGATGAGGAAGATCCTATTACTGCTCTGGAATGGGACCCTCTGTCAACAGATTATCTTCTTGTTGCAAATTTGCATAATGGAATCCGTCTTGTTGATTCAGAATCTTACTCCTGTATCACGGCCTTTAATCTTCCTAGTGGAGCAGCATCTGTGCAATGCTTAGCTTGGGTCCCTAGTGCACCTGGAATGTTTATCActggag attcTCAGGTTGGTGTGTTGCGTGTCTGGAATGTATCACGAACAACACCAATAGATAATTTCAAGTTGAAGAAAACAGGTTTCCATGGCCTACATGTGCTTAATTCTCCTCCAAAGAAGGATA AATTCTTTTCACGGTCTCCTACCAAAAACCATCATACATCATCTACAAGTGAGGCTGTTCCATCTCCAAGTCTAACCCAAAATCAAGCATTTTCACTTCCTCCTGGACATGCTGTCTGCTGTTTTATGGATGGTGGAGTGGGGCTTTATAACATGGGAGCTAAGAAATGGGAATTTCTTCGAGATTTG GGTCACGTTGAAACCATCTTTGACTGTAAATTCAAACCTGATAACCCTGACCTTTTAGCTACAGCATCATTTGATGGGACAATAAAAGTATGGGATATAACTACTTTAACAGCTATCTGTACCTCCCCTGGCAATGAGGGAGTCATATATTCACTTTCATGGGCCCCAG GAGACTTGAATTGTATAGCTGGTGCAACTTCAAGAAATGGTGGTTTCATCTGGGATGTGTCACGGGGCAAAATGATAGCTCGCTTCAGTGAG catgGGAAGAGTGGAATCTTCTGCATTGCATGGAGTCATAAAGATTCCAAAAGGATAGCAACCTGCAGTGGTGATGGATTCTG CATTATTCGGACAATTGAtggcaaaattctccacaaatacAAACACCCAGCTGCAGTTTTTGGCTGTGACTGGAGTCAAAACAACAA AGATATGATAGCAACCGGATGTGAGGATAAAAATGTCCGTGTTTATTACCTAGCAACAAGTTCTGATCAGCCACTGAAAGTATTCAGTGGACACACAGCAAAAGTATTTCATGTAAGATGGTCTCCCCTAAGGGAAGGAATACTTTGCAGTGGTTCTGATGATGG cACTGTTCGGATATGGGATTACACACAAGATGCTTGTATAAATATTCTTAGTGGGCATACAGCACCAGTACGAGGATTGTTGTGGAATACAGAAATACCTTATCTATTGATATCAGGCAGTTGGGATTATACAATCAAAGTATGGGACACAAGAGATGGTACATGCCTGGACACTGTATATGATCATGGTGCAGATGTTTATG gATTAACTTGTCATCCTAGCTGCCCCTTCACTATGGCCTCCTGTTCCCGAGACTCAACTGTGAGACTTTGGTCTTTAACACCTCTGATAAATCCTCTCCAATTATGCATCTTGGCAGACAGATCATGGGATGAGATAATTGGAAACATTG ATCGTGCGGTTGAAATAGGCGCTCCTCCTTTGCTATGTGGGAAAGCATCTAGGGATATTAAACAAGAAATAGAGAAGCTAAACAGTAATCCTCGAGGAAGAAAACTAAGATGGTTTTCAGAATGTTTATCA CCTCGAGGAGGCAGTAAAAACTTATGGGATCTGGTTGCAGTAATAAAGGGTCAAGATGACAGTTTGCTCCCACAGAATTATTGCAAAGGAATTATGCATATGAAACATTTGGTTAAATTTAGAATG TCCAAAGCACAAGAACTTACAACTGTAAAGATGTCTAAATTTGGAGGAGGCATTGGTGTACCTAGCAAGGAGAAAAGGCTGAAAGAAGCAGCAGAGATACATCTGAGACTAGGTCAGATTCAGAGATACTGTGAACTTATGGTGGAGCTTGGAGAG TGGGACAGAGCACTATCAGTTGCACCAGGAGTATCTATGAAATACTGGAAGAAATTAATGCAAAG GAGAGCTGACCAATTAATTCAGGAAGAAAACGATGAAGTTATTCCATACTGCATAGCTATTGGTGATGTGAAGAAGCTTGTTacatttttcatttcaaaagGTCAACTTAAAGAAGCTCTATTAGTTGCACAG gcagcatgtgaaggAAATATAAAAGCATTTCAGGGTTCAGCAGCAGAAGAATCAGAACATTTTGAAGGGAATAGCATAGAAAATTACAATGA TCTTCTATATAAAGTCAGTAAAGAACTCGCTGAGTGGTATTTTCAGGATGGCTGTGCAGTGCTGGCTGCTTGTTGTCATTTAGCTGTTGAGAATATTGAG CTTGCCATGGCAAACCTGATTCGAGGAAATGAACTGGAGTTGGCAGTCAGTGTGGGCACTGTCTTAGGAGAATGTGCAGCTCAGGCAACTCATTATGCACTTGAGTTACTGGCAAGAAAATGTATGACTATTCCAACATG GGATTTAGCAGGAGATCTTCTCAGAATGATTCCTGATAATGAACTACAATTAATAAAACTATGTGCTTTTTATCCTGGATGCACAGCAGAGATAAATGACCTACATGAAAAG TGCAGATTACCAGATGTAGAAGAATGTATGCAATTAGCAGAGAAAGCTCAGACAGATGGAAATATATTTGAGTCAATAAAGTATTATCTGTTAACTGCAGAACCAGAAAAGGCACTTCCTATAGGGATTCAATATGTCAAAG
- the WDR17 gene encoding WD repeat-containing protein 17 isoform X3, producing the protein MAQVKQVGLLAAGCQPWNKDVCAASGDRFAYCATLAIYIYQLDHQYNEFKLWAIMSEHKKTITAISWCPHNQDLFASASAENLVIIWNVTEQKIAAKLHNTKDIPASLSWCWNIRDAVAFASHRGPLYIWTFSGAESGVTVHNEAHSFMSDICLFRWHPKKKGKVVFGHTDGSLSLFQPGCKHQKHVLRPESLEGTDEEDPITALEWDPLSTDYLLVANLHNGIRLVDSESYSCITAFNLPSGAASVQCLAWVPSAPGMFITGDSQVGVLRVWNVSRTTPIDNFKLKKTGFHGLHVLNSPPKKDKFFSRSPTKNHHTSSTSEAVPSPSLTQNQAFSLPPGHAVCCFMDGGVGLYNMGAKKWEFLRDLGHVETIFDCKFKPDNPDLLATASFDGTIKVWDITTLTAICTSPGNEGVIYSLSWAPGDLNCIAGATSRNGGFIWDVSRGKMIARFSEHGKSGIFCIAWSHKDSKRIATCSGDGFCIIRTIDGKILHKYKHPAAVFGCDWSQNNKDMIATGCEDKNVRVYYLATSSDQPLKVFSGHTAKVFHVRWSPLREGILCSGSDDGTVRIWDYTQDACINILSGHTAPVRGLLWNTEIPYLLISGSWDYTIKVWDTRDGTCLDTVYDHGADVYGLTCHPSCPFTMASCSRDSTVRLWSLTPLINPLQLCILADRSWDEIIGNIDRAVEIGAPPLLCGKASRDIKQEIEKLNSNPRGRKLRWFSECLSPRGGSKNLWDLVAVIKGQDDSLLPQNYCKGIMHMKHLVKFRMSKAQELTTVKMSKFGGGIGVPSKEKRLKEAAEIHLRLGQIQRYCELMVELGEWDRALSVAPGVSMKYWKKLMQRRADQLIQEENDEVIPYCIAIGDVKKLVTFFISKGQLKEALLVAQAACEGNIKAFQGSAAEESEHFEGNSIENYNDLLYKVSKELAEWYFQDGCAVLAACCHLAVENIELAMANLIRGNELELAVSVGTVLGECAAQATHYALELLARKCMTIPTWDLAGDLLRMIPDNELQLIKLCAFYPGCTAEINDLHEKITRCRRMYAISRESSDRWKYI; encoded by the exons ttggATCATCAATATAATGAATTCAAGTTATGGGCAATTATGTCTGAACACAAGAAGACCATCACAGCTATTTCTTGGTGTCCCCATAACCAGGATCTGTTTGCAAGTGCAAGTGCTGAAAACCTAGTAATAATTTGGAATGTAACTGAACAAAAAATTGCTGCAAAATTACACAATACAAAAg ATATTCCTGCATCTCTTAGTTGGTGCTGGAACATACGTGATGCTGTTGCATTTGCCTCCCATAGAGGTCCATTGTATATTTGGACATTTTCAGGGGCAGAGAGTGGTGTAACGGTACATAACGAAGCTCATAGTTTTATGTCAGATATTTGTCTGTTTAGATGGCAtccaaagaaaaaaggaaaggtagTGTTTGGTCATACTGATGGAAGTCTTTCTCTGTTTCAGCCAG gtTGTAAGCATCAGAAACATGTTCTGAGGCCAGAATCACTTGAAGGGACAGATGAGGAAGATCCTATTACTGCTCTGGAATGGGACCCTCTGTCAACAGATTATCTTCTTGTTGCAAATTTGCATAATGGAATCCGTCTTGTTGATTCAGAATCTTACTCCTGTATCACGGCCTTTAATCTTCCTAGTGGAGCAGCATCTGTGCAATGCTTAGCTTGGGTCCCTAGTGCACCTGGAATGTTTATCActggag attcTCAGGTTGGTGTGTTGCGTGTCTGGAATGTATCACGAACAACACCAATAGATAATTTCAAGTTGAAGAAAACAGGTTTCCATGGCCTACATGTGCTTAATTCTCCTCCAAAGAAGGATA AATTCTTTTCACGGTCTCCTACCAAAAACCATCATACATCATCTACAAGTGAGGCTGTTCCATCTCCAAGTCTAACCCAAAATCAAGCATTTTCACTTCCTCCTGGACATGCTGTCTGCTGTTTTATGGATGGTGGAGTGGGGCTTTATAACATGGGAGCTAAGAAATGGGAATTTCTTCGAGATTTG GGTCACGTTGAAACCATCTTTGACTGTAAATTCAAACCTGATAACCCTGACCTTTTAGCTACAGCATCATTTGATGGGACAATAAAAGTATGGGATATAACTACTTTAACAGCTATCTGTACCTCCCCTGGCAATGAGGGAGTCATATATTCACTTTCATGGGCCCCAG GAGACTTGAATTGTATAGCTGGTGCAACTTCAAGAAATGGTGGTTTCATCTGGGATGTGTCACGGGGCAAAATGATAGCTCGCTTCAGTGAG catgGGAAGAGTGGAATCTTCTGCATTGCATGGAGTCATAAAGATTCCAAAAGGATAGCAACCTGCAGTGGTGATGGATTCTG CATTATTCGGACAATTGAtggcaaaattctccacaaatacAAACACCCAGCTGCAGTTTTTGGCTGTGACTGGAGTCAAAACAACAA AGATATGATAGCAACCGGATGTGAGGATAAAAATGTCCGTGTTTATTACCTAGCAACAAGTTCTGATCAGCCACTGAAAGTATTCAGTGGACACACAGCAAAAGTATTTCATGTAAGATGGTCTCCCCTAAGGGAAGGAATACTTTGCAGTGGTTCTGATGATGG cACTGTTCGGATATGGGATTACACACAAGATGCTTGTATAAATATTCTTAGTGGGCATACAGCACCAGTACGAGGATTGTTGTGGAATACAGAAATACCTTATCTATTGATATCAGGCAGTTGGGATTATACAATCAAAGTATGGGACACAAGAGATGGTACATGCCTGGACACTGTATATGATCATGGTGCAGATGTTTATG gATTAACTTGTCATCCTAGCTGCCCCTTCACTATGGCCTCCTGTTCCCGAGACTCAACTGTGAGACTTTGGTCTTTAACACCTCTGATAAATCCTCTCCAATTATGCATCTTGGCAGACAGATCATGGGATGAGATAATTGGAAACATTG ATCGTGCGGTTGAAATAGGCGCTCCTCCTTTGCTATGTGGGAAAGCATCTAGGGATATTAAACAAGAAATAGAGAAGCTAAACAGTAATCCTCGAGGAAGAAAACTAAGATGGTTTTCAGAATGTTTATCA CCTCGAGGAGGCAGTAAAAACTTATGGGATCTGGTTGCAGTAATAAAGGGTCAAGATGACAGTTTGCTCCCACAGAATTATTGCAAAGGAATTATGCATATGAAACATTTGGTTAAATTTAGAATG TCCAAAGCACAAGAACTTACAACTGTAAAGATGTCTAAATTTGGAGGAGGCATTGGTGTACCTAGCAAGGAGAAAAGGCTGAAAGAAGCAGCAGAGATACATCTGAGACTAGGTCAGATTCAGAGATACTGTGAACTTATGGTGGAGCTTGGAGAG TGGGACAGAGCACTATCAGTTGCACCAGGAGTATCTATGAAATACTGGAAGAAATTAATGCAAAG GAGAGCTGACCAATTAATTCAGGAAGAAAACGATGAAGTTATTCCATACTGCATAGCTATTGGTGATGTGAAGAAGCTTGTTacatttttcatttcaaaagGTCAACTTAAAGAAGCTCTATTAGTTGCACAG gcagcatgtgaaggAAATATAAAAGCATTTCAGGGTTCAGCAGCAGAAGAATCAGAACATTTTGAAGGGAATAGCATAGAAAATTACAATGA TCTTCTATATAAAGTCAGTAAAGAACTCGCTGAGTGGTATTTTCAGGATGGCTGTGCAGTGCTGGCTGCTTGTTGTCATTTAGCTGTTGAGAATATTGAG CTTGCCATGGCAAACCTGATTCGAGGAAATGAACTGGAGTTGGCAGTCAGTGTGGGCACTGTCTTAGGAGAATGTGCAGCTCAGGCAACTCATTATGCACTTGAGTTACTGGCAAGAAAATGTATGACTATTCCAACATG GGATTTAGCAGGAGATCTTCTCAGAATGATTCCTGATAATGAACTACAATTAATAAAACTATGTGCTTTTTATCCTGGATGCACAGCAGAGATAAATGACCTACATGAAAAG ATTACCAGATGTAGAAGAATGTATGCAATTAGCAGAGAAAGCTCAGACAGATGGAAATATATTTGA